One window of Balearica regulorum gibbericeps isolate bBalReg1 chromosome 10, bBalReg1.pri, whole genome shotgun sequence genomic DNA carries:
- the RAB43 gene encoding ras-related protein Rab-43 isoform X1, whose protein sequence is MPGPAALGAAAGPDGEESYDFLFKLVLIGDASVGKTCLVQRFKTGAFAERQGSTIGVDFTMKSLEIQGKRVKLQIWDTAGQERFRTITQSYYRSANGAILAYDISKRGSFLSIPRWIEDVRKYAGSNIVQLLIGNKSDLSDLREVQLEEAQTLAEHYDNIICAIETSAKDSSNVEEAFVKMATELMMRHGGPMFSEKNTDSIKLDSKDIVEGWGCGC, encoded by the exons ATGCCCGGCCCGGCGGCGctgggggcggcggcggggcccgaCGGGGAGGAGAGCTATGACTTCCTCTTCAAGCTGGTGCTCATCGGGGATGCCAGCGTGGGCAAGACCTGCCTCGTACAGCGCTTCAAAACCGGGGCCTTCGCCGAACGCCAGGGCAGCACCATCGGCGTGGACTTCACCATGAAGAGCCTGGAGATCCAGGGCAAGCGGGTGAAG ttgCAGATCTGGGACACGGCTGGCCAGGAGAGATTCCGAACTATCACACAGAGTTATTACCGCAGCGCCAATGGAGCAATCTTAGCCTATGATATCAGCAAGAGAGGCTCTTTCCTGTCCATTCCTCGCTGGATCGAGGATGTGAGAAAGTATGCTGGTTCGAACATAGTACAATTACTGATTG gaaacAAGTCTGACCTAAGTGACCTTCGAGAGGTTCAGCTGGAAGAAGCTCAGACTCTGGCTGAACACTATGATAATATCATCTGTGCCATAGAGACCTCTGCAAAAGACTCCAGCAACGTGGAGGAGGCTTTTGTGAAGATGGCTACAGAGCTCATGATGAGGCATGGAGGCCCTATGTTCAGTGAGAAGAATACTGACAGCATCAAGCTTGACAGCAAAGACATTGTAGAAGGCTGGGGTTGTGGTTGCTGA
- the RAB43 gene encoding ras-related protein Rab-43 isoform X2 produces the protein MPGPAALGAAAGPDGEESYDFLFKLVLIGDASVGKTCLVQRFKTGAFAERQGSTIGVDFTMKSLEIQGKRVKIWDTAGQERFRTITQSYYRSANGAILAYDISKRGSFLSIPRWIEDVRKYAGSNIVQLLIGNKSDLSDLREVQLEEAQTLAEHYDNIICAIETSAKDSSNVEEAFVKMATELMMRHGGPMFSEKNTDSIKLDSKDIVEGWGCGC, from the exons ATGCCCGGCCCGGCGGCGctgggggcggcggcggggcccgaCGGGGAGGAGAGCTATGACTTCCTCTTCAAGCTGGTGCTCATCGGGGATGCCAGCGTGGGCAAGACCTGCCTCGTACAGCGCTTCAAAACCGGGGCCTTCGCCGAACGCCAGGGCAGCACCATCGGCGTGGACTTCACCATGAAGAGCCTGGAGATCCAGGGCAAGCGGGTGAAG ATCTGGGACACGGCTGGCCAGGAGAGATTCCGAACTATCACACAGAGTTATTACCGCAGCGCCAATGGAGCAATCTTAGCCTATGATATCAGCAAGAGAGGCTCTTTCCTGTCCATTCCTCGCTGGATCGAGGATGTGAGAAAGTATGCTGGTTCGAACATAGTACAATTACTGATTG gaaacAAGTCTGACCTAAGTGACCTTCGAGAGGTTCAGCTGGAAGAAGCTCAGACTCTGGCTGAACACTATGATAATATCATCTGTGCCATAGAGACCTCTGCAAAAGACTCCAGCAACGTGGAGGAGGCTTTTGTGAAGATGGCTACAGAGCTCATGATGAGGCATGGAGGCCCTATGTTCAGTGAGAAGAATACTGACAGCATCAAGCTTGACAGCAAAGACATTGTAGAAGGCTGGGGTTGTGGTTGCTGA